The sequence below is a genomic window from Thalassomonas haliotis.
AACTTGGTTTGGGGTTGATGCTCATAAAATAAACATTCCTGTAGATAAAAAATAGCCGCGGTCGAAATTGACCGCGGCTATTTTAATACGTTTGGCTGACTATCGAAAGTCTTATAGCTATTTAATTAATTATTCTTGAAATTAATCGCTTAGCTAACCGAGATTTTACTGCTTGGCGGCAGCGATTTGCGCTTCAACTTCAGCAGCGAAATCTTCGTCTTTCTTCTCGATACCTTCACCAACTTCTAAACGAACAAAGCCGGAAACCGTTACGCCTTTCTCTTTTAACACGTCACCTACCGTACGCTTAGGTTCCATGATGAAAGCCTGACCGGTTAAAGAAACTTCGCCGGTGAATTTCTTCATACGGCCAGTAACCATTTTCTCAGCGATTTCCTGAGGTTTGCCTTCGTTCATCGCAATATCGATTTGGATGGCTTTTTCTTTTTCAACAACATCGGCAGGTACATCTTCAGGGTTGATGTACTCAGGCTTGCTGGCAGCAACGTGCATGGCAAGGTGCTTCAGAGATTCTGCATCGCCTTCACCGGCAACTACAACACCGATAGTGGCGCCGTGACGGTAAGAAGCTAAAGCAGTACCTTCGATGTATTGAACGCGACGTACATTGATGTTTTCACCAATTTTAGTCACTAGCGCAATACGCTTTTCTTCGAACTGGGCTTGCAGCTCTTCAACACTTGCTTTTGAAGTAATAGCCGCTTGTGCAACTTCTTCAGCAAAGGCTAAGAAGCTGGCGTCTTTTGCTACGAAGTCAGTTTGACAGTTAACTTCAACCAAGGCCGCAACACCGTCAGCATCTTTAATTAAAATAGTACCTTCGGCAGCGATATTACCGGCTTTCTTAGCCGCTTTTGCCTGACCGGACTTACGCATATTTTCAATCGCAAGTTCCATATCGCCGTCAGCTTCTTGTAAAGCTTTTTTACAATCCATCATGCCCGCAGCTGTGCGTTCACGTAATTCTTTAACCATTGCAGCAGTAATTGCCATGAGTTAATCCTCAAATTTTCAGATAATGTATAAAGTCTTTGCTACAGAAGCCATTGACTCCTGTAGCAAATGCAACAAAACGTCAGTGTTTAGCGAGATTACTCGGCTTCAACAAAACCGTCTTTTTCAGCTTGTACTACGATATTTTGCTCACGACCTTCTAATACTGCATTAGCAGCAGAATCCAGGTATAAAGTTACCGCACGGATCGCATCATCATTACCAGGAACGATGTAATCAACACCATCTGGGTTTGAGTTAGTATCAACAACAGAAATTACTGGGATACCTAGGTTGTTAGCTTCTTTAATCGCAATGTGCTCATGATCGGCATCGATGATGAATAAAGCATCAGGTAAACCACCCATGTTTTTAATACCACCAAGGCTTTTCTCAAGTTTTTCCATTTCACGGGTACGCATCAAGGCTTCTTTTTTAGTAAGCGCGTCGAAAGTACCGTCTGAACTTTGAGCTTCAAGATCTTTTAAACGCTTGATAGATTGACGAACGGTTTTCCAGTTAGTCAACATACCACCTAACCAGCGGTGGTTCACGTAGAATTGATCACATTTAATTGCAGCATCTTTTACTGCATCGCTTGCTGCGCGTTTAGTACCTACGAATAATACTTTACCTTTCTTCGATGAAACACCGTTTAAGAAGGCTAAAGCTTCGTTGAACATAGGAACAGTTTGCTCAAGGTTGATGATATGCACCTTGTCACGGGCACCGAAAATGTAAGATTTCATTTTCGGGTTCCAGTAACGGGTCTTGTGACCGAAGTGAACACCTGCTTTAAGCATATCGCGCATAGAAACGTTTGGCATGTTTTTTCCTTTATGGGGTTAAGCGTTCATACATCCAATATACACGACCACTAGCCTGCAAGCTTTAAGCGAAACAAGCCGGGCACCCCGGTATACCTTTGCTAGATGTATGTGAGTTTAAGTTTAAATACTGCATTTTTGCAGCACGGTTTAGTCGCGAAATTCAGAGCCAGTACCGGCACCGGAATTTCAGCGCGGCATTTTATACCATATTCGCACCCGACTGACCAGTATTTTTCCTGTTCGCTGCTGCTTTTATCAGCACAGGCCAAAGGAGCTGCCCGGGCTTGGGAGAAAACTAAGCCCGGGCAGCTGATGAACGCGGGCAATTAACACGATTAATGGCCATTATTAGCGATTAGCGCTAGGCGAATGCCGCCACTCACGTTAAAATTTATTCATTTATTTTTATCAAAGACGAACCAAGAGAATGGCAACAGAATTATTTTTTATTTACGATACCCATTGCCCCTGGAGTTATGCCACCACCGCCTTAGTTAATGAAATCACGCAGGCCCTGCCAAAAGTCAAGGTGCATTTATTCCATATCGCCCATTATGAAGGTGATAGTCATGTCACTAAAGATATACTGGAAGCGGTAACGGCCGACAGTAAGCTGACCTTTGGCGAGGCTTACCAGCAAAGATTATCCCATGCCAAAGACTCAGGTGTTGCCGCTAACTTAATGGCCTGGACCCAAAACAAAGCTCCGCATGCCGCTCTGGCATTACTGAACAGCCTGCAGCAGGCCCATTTCCAGCAAGGCAACGAACTGCAAAGCTTAGATGATGTTGAAGATATTATTAAGACGCATAAACTGTCTCCGCCGGCAAAAGTCTTCAACCGGGACAAGTTTATCAAGGAAGCCGAACTTGGCCTGCATGATATTGAAGAGTTGCAGGAGATCATCGGCACCAGTGCTTTTCCGGCGTTATTGCTGGCAAACGACGATAATTTAGTGCTGCTCAACCACAATTTATACTTAACCAAGCCTAAGGCTATTGTTGAAGCGATTGAATTAGAGCTGGGTAAATAACCCCTTTTTAAAGCCGCTCGCCCGATAAGTACAGGCTGTAAGAAGAAAATTAGTAACTTAAGCACGAACATAGCATAATAGCTGCCATTGACTGAATTAAGCTGCGCTCAACTGGCAGTGAAACAGCGCTATCCAGGCTAGAAACAAAGCGTCCAGCGTTAAAAAACCAAGATAAATTGAGGTATCAATGAGTATTACAATAAAGACTCAAGAAGAAATTGAAAAAATGCGTATCGCCGGCAAACTTGCCGCCGATGTGCTTGAAATGATCGCCCCCCATGTAAAGGCCGGCGTGACCACAGAGCAACTGGACGAGATTTGCGCCAAATATACCGAAGAAGTTCAGGACGCGATTTCCGCGCCGCTGAATTACCACGGCTTCCCAAAATCCATTTGTACTTCGGTTAACCATGTGGTTTGTCACGGTATCCCGGATAATACCGAATTAAAAGACGGCGATATTGTTAACATCGATATTACCGTGATCAAAGACGGCTACCACGGCGATACCAGTAAAATGTTCCTGATCGGCGATGTTTCCCCGGAAGACGCCCGCTTATGCCGTATCACCCAGGAAGCCCTGTACACTGGCATCAAAAAAGTGAAGCCCGGGGTGGCTTTTGGTGAAATCGGCGCCGCCATTCAAAAGTTCATCAAGAAATCCGGCCGTTTCTCTATCGTCAAGGATTATTGCGGGCATGGCATCGGCCAGGAATTCCACGAAGAGCCGCAAATTGTCCATTACAAAAATAATGACACCACAAAAATGCAGGCCGGTATGTGCTTTACCATAGAGCCGATGATCAACCTTGGCCGCGGCAAAACCCTGCTTGATAAAGACGATAAATGGACTGTTTACACCATAGACGGCAAAAAGTCCGCCCAGTGGGAGCATACCCTGCTGGTAACGAAAACCGGTTGTGAGATCTTAACCCTGCGCAAAGACGACACTATCCCCCATATTTTACATAATTAGGGAATTTTTTGCCCGGCAAGCACTTAGCCGGGCAAGAGCCGATTACCTATCTGCGCCGGGGGCTGGTTAAGCTTAGCCTTTTAACCTGAATAGTTTCTACCTTAGTAAAGTGAAGAGCACAATTTGAATACTCAGATGTTAGTACCGACCGAATATACAGATAAACTCGCCATCACAGCAGCCCAACTGAGCAGCAGCGATATTTGCCAGCTAAGCGAGACCTTTAGTCACTGGTTAAAACAGGCCTTTGAAGTTGAAGACATTACCTTTTTGCTTTCGGCCCGGGCCCAGTTTGTCGATAAGGTACTGACAAAACTCTGGTGCCAGCACCAGTTGGATGAATATCAGATCAGTTTAATTGCCGTCGGCGGATATGGCCGTAATGAGCTGCATCCCCATTCCGATATTGATATCCTGCTGCTCACTCAGGAGCAAAGGGATACAGCCCTGGAAGAGCGCATTTCTGCCTTTATTACCCAGCTTTGGGATGTCAAACTTGATATCGGCCACAGCGTGCGCAGCGTTAAAGAATGCCTGAAACAGGCGGTCAAGGATGTCACCGTAGCCACCAATTTGATGGAAATGCGCCTGATCTGCGGCAACAGCGCCTTATCCCAGCAACTGCAACCTTTGCTGAAAGAAGATGTTTTCTGGAGCTCACAACAGTTTTTTGTTGCCAAACGCCAAGAGCAACAGAAACGCCATCAGCAATATCACGGCGCCGCCTACACCCTGGAGCCGAATTTAAAATCCAATCCCGGGGGGCTCAGGGACATACAAACCATAGGCTGGGTAGCCAAACGCCACTTTGTCGCCGATTCCCTCGATGAGCTGGTGGCCCATGAATACCTGACCCGTAATGAATATTATGAACTGCTAGAGTGTCAGGACTATTTATGGCGCATGCGTTTTGCCCTGCATTTTGTCGCCGGGCGCAATGAAAACCGCTTATTGTTTGATTACCAGGCAGATGTCGCCAAGCTGCTCGGTTTTGGCGATGAAGGCAAAGCCGTGGTTGAGCGCATGATGAAACGCTTTTTCCGGGTGATCGCCCGCGTCGCCGAGCTCAATAATATGTTGCTGCAACATTTCCAGCAGGTGATCTTACATCAGGACAAGCCGCTGGCAAGCACAACCATCAACCGGGACTTTGACCTGATCGACGGTTTGATTTATGCCAGCAACGACCGGGTATTTACCCGCCCGGAAAAGCTGATGGAAATGTTCCTGCTTATCGCCCAGGAGCCGAAAATAAAAGGCATACATTCCCATACCTTAAGGCTGATGCGTAATGCCAGGCGTCGCCTGATCTCAGTACTGAGTGACTATGCCAAAAGCCGGCGGCTCTTTATGGCCATAATCCGCCATCCCAGGGGACTGGGCCTGCCCTTAACCTTAATGCACAAACACAGCATTTTAGGGGCCTATTTGCCGGAATGGCGCAATATCGCCGGGCAGATGCAGTTTGACCTGTTCCACGCCTATTCGGTTGACGAGCACAGCTACCGCTTGATCAAAAACCTTTACCGTTTCAGCCAGGGAGAGCATAACCATGAATTTCCCCTGTGCAGTAAAATTGTGCAGCGCATCCGCAAACCCGAAGTCTTGTATCTTGCCGGAATTTTTCATGATATTGCCAAAGGGCGCGGCGGCGATCATGCCAAACTCGGAGCGGTTGATGCGCTGAATTTCAGTAAAATGCACCAGCTCAATAATCATGACGGCAAAATGATTTCCTGGCTGGTCAAACATCACTTGCTGATGTCGGTGACGGCGCAGCGCCGTGATATCTCAGATCCCGATGTTATCCGCCAGTTCGGGGAAATTGTCCGCGATGAAGCCCATCTCGACTATTTATACTGTCTCACCGTCGCCGATATGCGCGCCACCAATGAAAGCTTATGGAACAGCTGGAAGGCCAACCTGCTGGAGGAATTATACTTCAACACCAAGCGCGCCTTCAGGCGTGGACTGGAAAAACCTGTGGATCTGCGGGCAAAAATCCGTGAAAACCAGGATATGGCCATGACCTTGCTTGCTGAGCAGCATTTGGACAACGAAATACTGCAAAAGCTGTGGCGGGAATTTAAGGCGGATTATTTCCTGCGTTATTCCCCGGCGCAAATTGCCTGGCACAGCCGTAATATTATCGGCCACGATAAAAGAAAACCTTTGGTACTGATCAGCACGACCCCTTATCGCGGCGGCACTGAAGTCTTTATTTATACCAAAGGGCGCAGCGGTATTTTTGCCACCACAGTCGCCCTGCTCAGCGGTAAAAAACTGTCCATTCATGATGCCAAGATCATCACCAGTAAAACCGGTTACACCCTTAATACCTTTGTCGTACTCGACAGCCACGGCAAGGCCATCAACGACTCTTACCGGGCACAGGAAACCGCCGCGGCCCTTGCCAGAAAACTGAGCCAGCAGTCGTTAAGTGATGTAACGCTGCAACCGATATCAAAACGTTTAAAGCAATTTAAATTGCCGACCCAGGTCAGCTTTATTGACAACAATACTAAAAGAACCACTTTGGTTGAAATTGTCGCCCTGGACAGACCCGGTCTACTCGCCAGTATCGCCCAGGTCTTTCAGGATTGTAAAATCAAAATTCACTCCGCTAAAATCACCACCTTCGGCGAAAAAGCAGAAGATGTCTTCACCGTATCCAACAGTGACAATATCGCCCTGACAGAAGCGGAGCAGGCGGAGCTGACCTCCAGGTTATGTGACGATATCAGCGGTTAACCCGACTTAACTTAAAAACTGAATAAGAATTAAAAATTTACATAGGAAAAACACATGAACGCCACACAAAAGATTATCGAACAGGCCTTTGAAAACCGGGCCAATATCACCCCGAAAACCGTCAGTGATGAAGTCAAACAAGCTGTGCTTGACACCCTGGCATTACTTAATACCGGTCAGGCCCGCGTAGCGGAAAAAATTGCCGGTGAATGGGTGGTACACCAGTGGCTGAAAAAGGCGGTATTACTGTCTTTTCGTATCTGGGATAACCAGGTAATTGACGGCGCTGAAAGCAAATATTTTGATAAGGTGCCGCTGAAATACGAAAATTATCAGCAAAGCGACTTTGAAGCCGACGGCGTGCGCATAGTGCCTCCCGCCACGGTACGCACCGGCAGCTATGTCGGTAAGGATGTCGTGGTCATGCCCAGCTATGTCAATATCGGCGCTTATGTCGATGAAGGCACTATGGTCGATACCTGGGCCACCGTTGGCTCCTGTGCCCAGATAGGTAAAAATGTTCATTTATCCGGCGGTGTCGGCATAGGCGGCGTATTAGAACCGCTGCAGGCGGGTCCGACCATCATCGAAGATAACTGCTTTATCGGCGCCCGCTCCGAAATCGTTGAAGGGGTAGTGGTAGAAGAAGGCGCGGTGATCTCTATGGGGGTTTATATCGGCCAAAGCACACGTATTTATGACCGGGAAAGCGGTGAAACCCATTACGGCCGCGTACCGGCAGGCTCGGTTGTGGTACCGGGTAACTTGCCGTCAAAATGCGGCAGTTACAGCTTATATGCCGCGATTATCGTGAAAAAAGTCGATGCCAAAACCCGGGCGAAGGTTGGCGTAAACGCCCTGTTGCGCTCCATCAGCGAAGACTAGGCCGCCGCTATTTTACCGGATAAAACAAAGGGCCTGCCGGCCCTTTGTTATTTTATATTAAGACCTTTTCCTACATACAGCGGCATATTAAGCAAAGTCCTTTTCTTGCCAGCCCAGCCGTTCAAAAACCGATAGCCATTGTCTGTCAAAGCCGGTTTCAATGCTCAGCGCTTCACCGGTCACCGGATGAGCAAATTCAAGCTTTTTCGCCATCAGCATCAAACGCTTAAAACCAAAGTATTGGAGAAAAAACGGGTTTTGCTTATTATCGCCATAGTTGATATCGCCGATAATAGGATAACGCAGGTGGGCAAGGTGGCGGCGGATCTGATGACGCCTGCCGGTCGCCGGCAACAGCTTGACCAGGGAGTAGCGCACGCTGTCATATTTCCCCAAAGGCACAGCTAAACTGGCAGTGGCAAGACTCTGGTAAGAGGTTTGCGCCTCCTGCGCCGGCTTATCCGCCCGGCTGAATTTATCACCGATTTTATCCAGTTTCTCTTTTAACGGATAATCTATCATCGCCTCCCCCAACAGGTGACCGCGGGTCAGGGCATAGTAAGTTTTCCGTATGGTTTTATCGGTAAAAGCCGCTCCCATCTGCCGGGCTACGTCCCGGGTTAATGCAAAAAGCAAAACCCCCGACGTCGGCCGGTCCAGGCGGTGCAGCGGGTAAACATAACGGCCGATTTGATCCCGCACCAGTTGCAGGGCAAAAAACTGCTCATCTTTATCCATAAAGCTACGATGTACGAACAACCCCGAAGGTTTATCCACCGCCACCAGGTATTCATCCTGATATAAAACCTTAAGTACCGGCTTTTCTGCTATTTCCTCGCCCGGGATTTGCTGGTCTTCACTCATGGCGTGCTCACAAACATGGTTTGTGCCCGCTTGCCGCTGAGTAGCTCATCAAGCTCGCCGATAATGTTGATCAGCTTCGCCACTGCCTGTCCCCGGCTTTTGAAAGCTTCTTCCGCCATGGGGCACAGCGCCATATTCGTCGGCAGGGGCAATTCCTCTTTCACCATCTGGCCAAGCTTGGCAATAAAGACAAATTGCAGCCATTGTTCAAAGGTTAAAGTATCGCAGCAAAAAGGCTGGCGACTTTGCAGTGCCGATTCAGGCACAGGGTCGAACTGCCACAGCTGCTGTTGTTGCAATTCGGCTGCTAACAGCGACAGCAAAGTTGATGTCTCTTGGTGTATCGTTTTTTTCATATCGGGGAAGTTACCGTTTAAAAACTGCCGGGTAATAAGCGCTATTATACCTTTGCCTGGTGGGGACATTGCAATCATTTCTCCCCAAGCGACTCTGTTTGCCGTTTTACCCGGGGGCGGGCAAAGCCGGTTCCCTGCCCGGTGAGCTCTGCCTGCCTTGAGCAGTGCCTCCTTATTAGCCATTGTTATCTGCCCGGCTTTTAGCAGGGCATGAGTTTTAATCTCCCACCAGCCCCGCTATAATAGCGCCAACATTATTCAGCCAGTGTCATTATGTCCGCTATTTCCACCATTTCAGAACTTTTTACCTTATCCGACTCTCAATACCGTATTTACGATGTCGGCCGTAAAATAGATAAAATCTCTAAAGAGCAGTTTAAAAAAATTGAATTAAACCAGCAGCCCTACCCTTATCCCAGCCAGGGGCATGCCTTTATCGCCGCCGCTTTCTGGCAAAAAGGCTCCAGTGCGCCGTACTTGTGGTTTGTCAAAATTCCCCTCGATGAGCGAGGTCTGCTGAATCAAGGCGCACGCAATCACTTTATTGCCATTATCATCGAAGCCTTAGGCTCAGATCTGTCTGCAGATCCAACCCAGCAGCAAGAAGCCTTGCTAAAAAATAATCCCTACCACTTTACCCCGGCGCAATATAAATTGGCCGCGTTAAACAGCATCATAGGATTGGAATTAAAACAACCTGCCAGCGGCTATTACCGGGACTGTTATGCTTACCTGAGCGGAGAAACAGCTTGGGATCAGTGGCAAAACTTAGGAGTACAGGGGATCAGTGACTTTATCGCCCGTATCGATGATAAAGAGCACCAGCAAATATTGAGCAAGGCCCTGCCTCAGCTGCCAGCCCAGGTACTGGCTCCCTTGTGCTCGGCCCTGGAAAACAAGCAATATCCGGTTGATGTTATCCGCAGCCTGCTGGCGCGTTTAAAATCAGCAATTGATAACCAAGAAGCTGAACTTGGGCAGGTATTATTAAGAGCACTGGCATCAAATTGTGAACATATCGATGTCACTGCTTTTGCCGATACACATTTGCTGGTACCCGGTATCAGCAGCGAGCAGCTGATCACTCTTTCCGGACGGTGCTGGGCACTGCTGCAAACACCTGCGCGCATGAGCCATTACCTGGAGTTATTAATTGCCAAACAGGATAACGAGCTCTTTACCGCGATTTTTAAAGATTTGGTTGCAATCCCATTAATACGCCCAATATTATTTCAATGTATGCGGGCACCGGATCGCAGCCCTGCCCTGGCAAAGGCCATAGGACAGTTATTTAACTAAGCTGGCGTTAACCGCTGAATTTAAAGGTGATGTGTTAATTATGGAAAATATTTATTATTTATTGGCGGCGTTTATGGTGTGCTGGTATTTTATCTACCTGAGAAAAATATCTGAGTCCGCCAGAAGACACGCCGCCCGGTATTGCGAGCAAAGCGGTTTGCAATATATTGCCATCGCCCGGAAATTCAGCAGACCAAAATTTGACAAACAGCACGGGTTATATTTTTTCAGTGTCTTTGAATTTGAGTTTAGCGGTGACGGCGAGTCGAGCAATAGCGGCGAGTTAAGCTTACGAGGATTAAAGTTAAACCAGGTGGATTTACCCGCCTATAGAATTTAACCCTATTAAGGGGGATTGTCGGCTAAAAGACTTATCACAGTTTCCCTGCGGATATTAAAAACCTGACAAACCTCAACTAAACAAAAAAACAAAAAAACAAAAGCGGCCAATATGCCGCTTTTGTTTTTTAGCCAACATCCTGTAGCTGGTGGCGGTCGCCATCCCGGTGACCTCTTCCCTGAAACATTAACTTCCCTGTTAACTCCTGATGCCTTCCTGGCAAACTTTAAACTAAAAGTTAACTTCCTTATTATCTTAGCCGTCCTTATGCTGATTTCCTGTCTGGCCCAACAGTCCCTGTTGAGTGATTCATCACTGAATGCTTAACGAGTTTTTCCTTAGCTCGTGTCGTCCTGACATGCTTAATATTACCAGCTGGACTGCCCCGAGCCAGCAGCAGAAAATAAATAAATGTCACAGCTTATGGCCCGGATATAAGCAAAAAGTGAAAAAACAGTAAAAAACAAAACACTAGGACAGGCATCTGCTTTTGCGCCCTGAAAAGGCTTAACTATTCTTACACCATTGTGAGAAATTTCTTACAATCAGTTTGTGCTTCTTCACCCTGCCCTGCCTTTCTGTTGTTCATTGTTTAACCAAGACAGGAATAAAATAATTTTTCTTTTGATTCTCTCCCGGTTTTTGCCAGATTCACGCAGACACAGGTGCAAAAATTAGTTAATCTTGCGTTAATTTATTTTGGAGGTCTTGTGCAGCTATTAAAGTCGATTTTTTGTTTATCAGGATTTGATAATCGTCAGC
It includes:
- the tsf gene encoding translation elongation factor Ts encodes the protein MAITAAMVKELRERTAAGMMDCKKALQEADGDMELAIENMRKSGQAKAAKKAGNIAAEGTILIKDADGVAALVEVNCQTDFVAKDASFLAFAEEVAQAAITSKASVEELQAQFEEKRIALVTKIGENINVRRVQYIEGTALASYRHGATIGVVVAGEGDAESLKHLAMHVAASKPEYINPEDVPADVVEKEKAIQIDIAMNEGKPQEIAEKMVTGRMKKFTGEVSLTGQAFIMEPKRTVGDVLKEKGVTVSGFVRLEVGEGIEKKDEDFAAEVEAQIAAAKQ
- the rpsB gene encoding 30S ribosomal protein S2 — its product is MPNVSMRDMLKAGVHFGHKTRYWNPKMKSYIFGARDKVHIINLEQTVPMFNEALAFLNGVSSKKGKVLFVGTKRAASDAVKDAAIKCDQFYVNHRWLGGMLTNWKTVRQSIKRLKDLEAQSSDGTFDALTKKEALMRTREMEKLEKSLGGIKNMGGLPDALFIIDADHEHIAIKEANNLGIPVISVVDTNSNPDGVDYIVPGNDDAIRAVTLYLDSAANAVLEGREQNIVVQAEKDGFVEAE
- the map gene encoding type I methionyl aminopeptidase, which codes for MSITIKTQEEIEKMRIAGKLAADVLEMIAPHVKAGVTTEQLDEICAKYTEEVQDAISAPLNYHGFPKSICTSVNHVVCHGIPDNTELKDGDIVNIDITVIKDGYHGDTSKMFLIGDVSPEDARLCRITQEALYTGIKKVKPGVAFGEIGAAIQKFIKKSGRFSIVKDYCGHGIGQEFHEEPQIVHYKNNDTTKMQAGMCFTIEPMINLGRGKTLLDKDDKWTVYTIDGKKSAQWEHTLLVTKTGCEILTLRKDDTIPHILHN
- the glnD gene encoding [protein-PII] uridylyltransferase; this encodes MNTQMLVPTEYTDKLAITAAQLSSSDICQLSETFSHWLKQAFEVEDITFLLSARAQFVDKVLTKLWCQHQLDEYQISLIAVGGYGRNELHPHSDIDILLLTQEQRDTALEERISAFITQLWDVKLDIGHSVRSVKECLKQAVKDVTVATNLMEMRLICGNSALSQQLQPLLKEDVFWSSQQFFVAKRQEQQKRHQQYHGAAYTLEPNLKSNPGGLRDIQTIGWVAKRHFVADSLDELVAHEYLTRNEYYELLECQDYLWRMRFALHFVAGRNENRLLFDYQADVAKLLGFGDEGKAVVERMMKRFFRVIARVAELNNMLLQHFQQVILHQDKPLASTTINRDFDLIDGLIYASNDRVFTRPEKLMEMFLLIAQEPKIKGIHSHTLRLMRNARRRLISVLSDYAKSRRLFMAIIRHPRGLGLPLTLMHKHSILGAYLPEWRNIAGQMQFDLFHAYSVDEHSYRLIKNLYRFSQGEHNHEFPLCSKIVQRIRKPEVLYLAGIFHDIAKGRGGDHAKLGAVDALNFSKMHQLNNHDGKMISWLVKHHLLMSVTAQRRDISDPDVIRQFGEIVRDEAHLDYLYCLTVADMRATNESLWNSWKANLLEELYFNTKRAFRRGLEKPVDLRAKIRENQDMAMTLLAEQHLDNEILQKLWREFKADYFLRYSPAQIAWHSRNIIGHDKRKPLVLISTTPYRGGTEVFIYTKGRSGIFATTVALLSGKKLSIHDAKIITSKTGYTLNTFVVLDSHGKAINDSYRAQETAAALARKLSQQSLSDVTLQPISKRLKQFKLPTQVSFIDNNTKRTTLVEIVALDRPGLLASIAQVFQDCKIKIHSAKITTFGEKAEDVFTVSNSDNIALTEAEQAELTSRLCDDISG
- the dapD gene encoding 2,3,4,5-tetrahydropyridine-2,6-dicarboxylate N-succinyltransferase translates to MNATQKIIEQAFENRANITPKTVSDEVKQAVLDTLALLNTGQARVAEKIAGEWVVHQWLKKAVLLSFRIWDNQVIDGAESKYFDKVPLKYENYQQSDFEADGVRIVPPATVRTGSYVGKDVVVMPSYVNIGAYVDEGTMVDTWATVGSCAQIGKNVHLSGGVGIGGVLEPLQAGPTIIEDNCFIGARSEIVEGVVVEEGAVISMGVYIGQSTRIYDRESGETHYGRVPAGSVVVPGNLPSKCGSYSLYAAIIVKKVDAKTRAKVGVNALLRSISED
- the truC gene encoding tRNA pseudouridine(65) synthase TruC, with protein sequence MSEDQQIPGEEIAEKPVLKVLYQDEYLVAVDKPSGLFVHRSFMDKDEQFFALQLVRDQIGRYVYPLHRLDRPTSGVLLFALTRDVARQMGAAFTDKTIRKTYYALTRGHLLGEAMIDYPLKEKLDKIGDKFSRADKPAQEAQTSYQSLATASLAVPLGKYDSVRYSLVKLLPATGRRHQIRRHLAHLRYPIIGDINYGDNKQNPFFLQYFGFKRLMLMAKKLEFAHPVTGEALSIETGFDRQWLSVFERLGWQEKDFA
- a CDS encoding YqcC family protein; the protein is MKKTIHQETSTLLSLLAAELQQQQLWQFDPVPESALQSRQPFCCDTLTFEQWLQFVFIAKLGQMVKEELPLPTNMALCPMAEEAFKSRGQAVAKLINIIGELDELLSGKRAQTMFVSTP
- a CDS encoding DUF3549 family protein; amino-acid sequence: MSAISTISELFTLSDSQYRIYDVGRKIDKISKEQFKKIELNQQPYPYPSQGHAFIAAAFWQKGSSAPYLWFVKIPLDERGLLNQGARNHFIAIIIEALGSDLSADPTQQQEALLKNNPYHFTPAQYKLAALNSIIGLELKQPASGYYRDCYAYLSGETAWDQWQNLGVQGISDFIARIDDKEHQQILSKALPQLPAQVLAPLCSALENKQYPVDVIRSLLARLKSAIDNQEAELGQVLLRALASNCEHIDVTAFADTHLLVPGISSEQLITLSGRCWALLQTPARMSHYLELLIAKQDNELFTAIFKDLVAIPLIRPILFQCMRAPDRSPALAKAIGQLFN
- a CDS encoding DUF3301 domain-containing protein, whose amino-acid sequence is MENIYYLLAAFMVCWYFIYLRKISESARRHAARYCEQSGLQYIAIARKFSRPKFDKQHGLYFFSVFEFEFSGDGESSNSGELSLRGLKLNQVDLPAYRI